One segment of Daphnia magna isolate NIES linkage group LG2, ASM2063170v1.1, whole genome shotgun sequence DNA contains the following:
- the LOC116915377 gene encoding peroxisomal acyl-coenzyme A oxidase 3 produces the protein MEPELKEILKDFPPGPLCRYRSKASFNWKEMCLLIQGKDALILKHKIWSTLKKDPLFAHHTSKPTLKEARHIAFKRARKLAEYDFMPTRHMVGRPELFDNFVMAVGQYEWSVLVKLQLLYNFAMSALYGMGSERHFNDIQRLMNKEIGACFCLTEIGHGTNTKAMRTTATFDVKTQEFVLHTPDFEAAKCWAGNLGETATHAVVFATLSTPDGENHGLHAFFIQIRDTNTFENLPGVTIGDMGEKLGLNGVDNGVMLFNQYRVPRVALLNRTGDVNESGTYVSPFKDKKKRLGASLGTLSAGRVGIASMAAANLIKAITVGIRYSAVRQQFGPEDGSNEELPVIEYQLQQWRLFPYLGAAYVLLQFTRTFRKDFTDMQRAMMNKEDPDQLAAVGAEIHAVSSSAKPLSAWFAQNGVQECREACGGHGYLAASGLGNIREDNDANCTYEGDNNVLLQQTANWLLNLWSLVQRRQSVAPYTPLGSATYLDSAESILKSKCNLDAPHQWFEPQALLDAYQFVVCHLLRSTAARVQQLMGQKLDAFSAKNQAQAYYYRPLSIAYCEALFLIRMLRLLNDPNIPEPLRAVLKLLTALFGATNLMKNISALTQGGYFQPNTSAALEAAIEQLCERLKPEAVALVDAIAPSDFALNSALGHSDGQVYRHLEESMASSMSARPDWWQLVVKPPMKASHL, from the exons ATGGAAccagaattaaaagaaattctgAAAGATTTCCCTCCTGGGCCTCTTTGCAGATACAGAAGCAAGGCTTCATTTAATTGGAAGGAAATGTGTCTATTGATTCAAGGCAAGGATGCTTTGATTTTGAAG CATAAGATATGGTCTACCCTCAAGAAAGACCCTCTCTTTGCCCACCATACTTCCAAACCTACTCTAAAAGAAGCTCGTCATATTGCTTTTAAAAGGGCTAGGAAACTTGCAGAGTATGATTTTATGCCAACAAGGCATATGGTGGGAAGACCAGAACTG TTTGACAACTTTGTTATGGCTGTTGGACAATACGAGTGGAGTGTCCTTGTGAAACTCCAATTGCTCTACAATTTTGCTATGTCAGCATTGTATGGAATGGGCTCAGAAAGACATTTTAATGATATCCAAAGATTAATGAATAAAGAG ATTGGAGCTTGTTTCTGTCTAACAGAAATAGGTCATGGCACCAATACCAAAGCAATGAGAACTACAGCTACATTTGATGTGAAAACTCAAGAGTTTGTGCTGCATACCCCTGATTTTGAAGCAGCAAAATGTTGGGCTGGAAATTTGG GTGAAACTGCAACCCATGCTGTCGTCTTTGCTACGCTGTCCACACCCGACGGTGAAAATCATGGGTTACATGCATTTTTTATCCAGATTCGTGATACAAATACATTCGAAAACCTTCCTGGAGTAACAATTGGTGACATGGGGGAAAAACTTGGCTTAAATGGCGTTGACAATGG GGTGATGCTCTTCAACCAGTACCGTGTACCACGCGTTGCGTTGCTTAATCGAACGGGAGACGTGAATGAATCCGGCACGTATGTATCGCCCTTCAAAGATAAGAAGAAGCGTCTCG GGGCATCGTTGGGTACGTTGTCAGCTGGACGCGTTGGCATCGCAAGCATGGCAGCAGCCAACCTAATCAAAGCTATTACGGTAGGGATTCGCTACTCCGCTGTTCGGCAGCAGTTTGGGCCGGAAGACGGTAGCAACGAAGAGTTACCTGTAATAGAATATCAGTTGCAG CAATGGCGCTTGTTTCCCTACTTG GGAGCTGCCTATGTCTTGCTCCAATTTACTCGGACGTTCCGCAAAGACTTTACTGACATGCAGCGAGCAATGATGAACAAAGAAGATCCAGACCagttg GCTGCGGTCGGGGCAGAGATTCACGCCGTATCGTCATCGGCCAAACCTCTGTCAGCTTGGTTTGCTCAAAATGGAGTTCAAGAATGTCGAGAGGCCTGCGGAGGTCATGGATACCTAGCGG CTAGTGGACTGGGAAACATACGCGAGGACAACGATGCCAATTGCACCTATGAAGGTGATAATAACGTGTTGCTCCAACAGACAGCAAATTGGCTTTTAAACCTTTGGTCACTGGTCCAGCGTCGTCAGAGTGTCGCTCCTTACACCCCACTTGGTTCTGCTACCTACCTGGACTCTGCTGAATCAATTCTTAAATCTAAATGCAATTTAGATGCTCCGCACCAATGGTTTGAACCCCAAG CTTTATTGGATGCCTACCAGTTCGTCGTATGCCATCTACTTCGTTCAACGGCGGCCAGAGTCCAGCAGCTAATGGGGCAAAAGCTCGATGCTTTTTCTGCCAAAAATCAAGCGCAAGCATATTACTATCGCCCTTTGAGCATCGCCTATTGTGAAGCTCTATTCTTGATCAGAATGTTGAGGCTGCTAAACGATCCAAACATCCCCGAGCCGTTGCGGGCTGTATTGAAGTTGCTAACTGCCTTGTTCGGTGCAACAAATTTGATGAAAAACATATCAGCCCTTACCCAAGGAGGATATTTCCAGCCTAACACAAGTGCAGCTCTGGAAGCGGCTATAGAGCAGTTATGTGAACGACTGAAACCTGAAGCCGTCGCCCTAGTCGACGCCATCGCCCCATCAGACTTTGCTCTTAATTCTGCACTAGGACATTCCGACGGTCAAGTTTATCGTCATTTAGAAGAATCCATGGCGTCCAGTATGAGTGCGCGTCCTGATTGGTGGCAGTTGGTTGTTAAACCTCCGATGAAAGCTTCTCATTTGTGA
- the LOC116915380 gene encoding matrix metalloproteinase-2 isoform X2 — MCILQVLQILGISLAKTRLMFLMSFGYLPQSDLETGNLRTEDQVRDAIKTMQAFAHIPVTGIVDEATRELMKKPRCGLPDINSDSYRAKRSLGSREERETRHKLRHQASRTTRNKRYTVQGQRWHYTNLTWSLRRGAKSSDMENGQIRYQVHRALNLWQSASRLTFTEVNHDDADIRVSFHSGFHNDGYPFDGKGTLLAHAFFPGSGLGGDAHFDDEEPWVPDEANQNSELSFFAVAAHEFGHSLGLSHSSVQGAIMFPYYQSVDGNYSLHSDDITGIQAIYGSRNEGRVTNPALRPTTTTTTTRTPRLPDKPEIPTKPTHPTKKPIHPPKPHPRPPHAGRKPSTCDTSYDAISIIRRELFIFKDKYFWRIGPNGLEANYPVEIERFWNNLSSNMSHIDAIYEKPSGQREMVIFIGKQYWIYPNNDQGRGPFPLTDLGLPANLEKLDAAFVWGHNGKTYFFSGTMYWRFDEETGKVELDYPRDMSMWKGVPYNIDAVFQHTNGKTYFFKGKVFWEFNDRRMRVANPTPSLSAPYWMSCPTGMQTLEEDLNAANSEGRYQVVDIIASSKTISASPAAGLQWCLFSCLLLWWFVDDSW; from the exons ATGTGTATACTTCAAGTGCTTCAAATTCTTGGTATTTCTCTGGCTAAAACACGC CTGATGTTTTTGATGAGCTTCGGCTACTTGCCACAGTCGGATTTAGAAACTGGAAATTTACGGACGGAAGACCAGGTCAGGGATGCCATCAAAACCATGCAG GCTTTTGCCCATATTCCCGTAACGGGAATAGTCGACGAGGCGACACGTGAGCTGATGAAAAAACCACGCTGTGGACTGCCCGACATCAACTCTGACTCTTATCGAGCAAA ACGGTCACTGGGTAGCCGAGAAGAACGCGAGACGAGACATAAGCTGCGACATCAAGCTTCGAGGACTACGCGGAATAAACGTTACACTGTCCAAGGTCAACGATGGCACTACACCAATTTGACATGGAG tttACGGAGAGGAGCAAAATCCAGTGACATGGAGAATGGTCAAATCCGCTACCAGGTGCACCGGGCCCTCAACCTGTGGCAATCGGCTTCCCGGCTCACCTTTACTGAAGTCAACCATGACGATGCAGACATCCGTGTCTCGTTTCACTC GGGATTCCATAACGATGGTTATCCGTTTGATGGTAAAGGAACGCTGCTG GCCCATGCCTTTTTCCCCGGTTCTGGACTTGGTGGGGATGCCCATTTCGATGACGAAGAACCATGGGTCCCAGATGAAGCCAATCAAA ATTCGGAATTGAGCTTTTTTGCCGTAGCCGCCCACGAATTTGGACATTCCTTAGGACTTTCTCACTCGTCTGTTCAAGGCGCCATTATGTTTCCGTATTATCAGTCAGTGGATGGAAATTATTCGCTTCATTCGGATGACATTACCGGAATTCAAGCCATTTATG GCAGTCGAAATGAAGGCCGAGTGACTAATCCGGCTTTACGGCCGACTACGACAACGACAACCACTCGTACTCCTAGACTTCCAGACAAACCAGAAATTCCTACCAAACCCACTCATCCGACAAAGAAGCCCATCCATCCGCCCAAACCCCATCCTCGTCCTCCACACGCAGGGCGTAAGCCCAGCACATGCGATACCTCATACGACGCCATCTCTATCATAAGGCGTGAACTATTTATCTTCAAAGACAAA TATTTTTGGAGAATCGGTCCTAATGGATTGGAGGCCAATTACCCGGTGGAAATTGAGCGTTTCTGGAACAATTTGTCCTCCAATATGTCTCACATTGATGCCATCTACGAGAAACCGTCTGGTCAACGAGAAATGGTCATCTTCATCGGGAAACAGTATTGGATTTATCCAAACAATGATCAAGGACGTGGACCGTTTCCGTTGACCGATTTGGGTTTACCTGCCAACCTGGAAAAATTGGATGCAGCCTTCGTGTGGGGCCATAACGGAAAAACCTATTTCTTTAGCGGGACAATGTATTGGAG ATTTGATGAAGAAACGGGTAAAGTGGAGTTAGACTATCCTCGAGATATGTCCATGTGGAAAGGTGTACCCTATaatattgatgctgttttccaGCATACAAACG gaaaaacatattttttcaaAGGCAAAGTTTTTTGGGAGTTTAACGACAGGCGGATGCGGGTGGCCAACCCTACCCCGTCTTTATCGGCTCCCTATTGGATGAGTTGTCCGACCGGGATGCAAACTCTAGAAGAGGATTTGAACGCGGCGAACAGCGAAGGCCGTTATCAAGTAGTCGATATTATTGCTTCTTCGAAAACAATTTCTGCAAGCCCTGCTGCTGGGCTTCAGTGGTGCTTATTCTCTTGCCTCTTACTCTGGTGGTTCGTTGACGATTCATGGtaa
- the LOC116915380 gene encoding matrix metalloproteinase-2 isoform X1: protein MKRPTCFNGLLVIATLIMVHAEWVQSHPLHTRFDPAPPESNLRPRRSTRDINDNLLMFLMSFGYLPQSDLETGNLRTEDQVRDAIKTMQAFAHIPVTGIVDEATRELMKKPRCGLPDINSDSYRAKRSLGSREERETRHKLRHQASRTTRNKRYTVQGQRWHYTNLTWSLRRGAKSSDMENGQIRYQVHRALNLWQSASRLTFTEVNHDDADIRVSFHSGFHNDGYPFDGKGTLLAHAFFPGSGLGGDAHFDDEEPWVPDEANQNSELSFFAVAAHEFGHSLGLSHSSVQGAIMFPYYQSVDGNYSLHSDDITGIQAIYGSRNEGRVTNPALRPTTTTTTTRTPRLPDKPEIPTKPTHPTKKPIHPPKPHPRPPHAGRKPSTCDTSYDAISIIRRELFIFKDKYFWRIGPNGLEANYPVEIERFWNNLSSNMSHIDAIYEKPSGQREMVIFIGKQYWIYPNNDQGRGPFPLTDLGLPANLEKLDAAFVWGHNGKTYFFSGTMYWRFDEETGKVELDYPRDMSMWKGVPYNIDAVFQHTNGKTYFFKGKVFWEFNDRRMRVANPTPSLSAPYWMSCPTGMQTLEEDLNAANSEGRYQVVDIIASSKTISASPAAGLQWCLFSCLLLWWFVDDSW from the exons ATGAAACGGCCGACTTGTTTCAATGGTCTGCTGGTGATCGCGACTCTAATAATGGTGCACGCCGAGTGGGTTCAATCCCATCCGTTACACACACGATTCGATCCGGCCCCTCCAGAGTCGAACCTACGTCCGCGCAGGAGCACGCGCGACATCAACGACAATTTG CTGATGTTTTTGATGAGCTTCGGCTACTTGCCACAGTCGGATTTAGAAACTGGAAATTTACGGACGGAAGACCAGGTCAGGGATGCCATCAAAACCATGCAG GCTTTTGCCCATATTCCCGTAACGGGAATAGTCGACGAGGCGACACGTGAGCTGATGAAAAAACCACGCTGTGGACTGCCCGACATCAACTCTGACTCTTATCGAGCAAA ACGGTCACTGGGTAGCCGAGAAGAACGCGAGACGAGACATAAGCTGCGACATCAAGCTTCGAGGACTACGCGGAATAAACGTTACACTGTCCAAGGTCAACGATGGCACTACACCAATTTGACATGGAG tttACGGAGAGGAGCAAAATCCAGTGACATGGAGAATGGTCAAATCCGCTACCAGGTGCACCGGGCCCTCAACCTGTGGCAATCGGCTTCCCGGCTCACCTTTACTGAAGTCAACCATGACGATGCAGACATCCGTGTCTCGTTTCACTC GGGATTCCATAACGATGGTTATCCGTTTGATGGTAAAGGAACGCTGCTG GCCCATGCCTTTTTCCCCGGTTCTGGACTTGGTGGGGATGCCCATTTCGATGACGAAGAACCATGGGTCCCAGATGAAGCCAATCAAA ATTCGGAATTGAGCTTTTTTGCCGTAGCCGCCCACGAATTTGGACATTCCTTAGGACTTTCTCACTCGTCTGTTCAAGGCGCCATTATGTTTCCGTATTATCAGTCAGTGGATGGAAATTATTCGCTTCATTCGGATGACATTACCGGAATTCAAGCCATTTATG GCAGTCGAAATGAAGGCCGAGTGACTAATCCGGCTTTACGGCCGACTACGACAACGACAACCACTCGTACTCCTAGACTTCCAGACAAACCAGAAATTCCTACCAAACCCACTCATCCGACAAAGAAGCCCATCCATCCGCCCAAACCCCATCCTCGTCCTCCACACGCAGGGCGTAAGCCCAGCACATGCGATACCTCATACGACGCCATCTCTATCATAAGGCGTGAACTATTTATCTTCAAAGACAAA TATTTTTGGAGAATCGGTCCTAATGGATTGGAGGCCAATTACCCGGTGGAAATTGAGCGTTTCTGGAACAATTTGTCCTCCAATATGTCTCACATTGATGCCATCTACGAGAAACCGTCTGGTCAACGAGAAATGGTCATCTTCATCGGGAAACAGTATTGGATTTATCCAAACAATGATCAAGGACGTGGACCGTTTCCGTTGACCGATTTGGGTTTACCTGCCAACCTGGAAAAATTGGATGCAGCCTTCGTGTGGGGCCATAACGGAAAAACCTATTTCTTTAGCGGGACAATGTATTGGAG ATTTGATGAAGAAACGGGTAAAGTGGAGTTAGACTATCCTCGAGATATGTCCATGTGGAAAGGTGTACCCTATaatattgatgctgttttccaGCATACAAACG gaaaaacatattttttcaaAGGCAAAGTTTTTTGGGAGTTTAACGACAGGCGGATGCGGGTGGCCAACCCTACCCCGTCTTTATCGGCTCCCTATTGGATGAGTTGTCCGACCGGGATGCAAACTCTAGAAGAGGATTTGAACGCGGCGAACAGCGAAGGCCGTTATCAAGTAGTCGATATTATTGCTTCTTCGAAAACAATTTCTGCAAGCCCTGCTGCTGGGCTTCAGTGGTGCTTATTCTCTTGCCTCTTACTCTGGTGGTTCGTTGACGATTCATGGtaa